A genome region from Patescibacteria group bacterium includes the following:
- the ricT gene encoding regulatory iron-sulfur-containing complex subunit RicT: MKSKSFLQNMQVVNVKIKSWGMTEEFNPRDLNLRENDAVIVETEQGLELGRVLYVRESAEEKSVTALKPVLRKAVNTDLEKIQYYKTKKDEAVKIFQEKIKEYKLTMKLIDVHFALDGSRITFAFTAEGRIDFRNLLKDLTHHFQKSIRLQQVGSRDGAKVVGGYGMCGREICCSRFLEELKSVTTDMARMQEMTHKGSEKNSGLCGRLKCCLSYEADMYEELARQMPEINEVVNTPQGKGIVVSRSLLAQKVKVKLSQDGTEIEISCPFTFS; this comes from the coding sequence TTGAAATCTAAATCTTTTCTTCAGAATATGCAGGTGGTAAATGTCAAAATTAAATCTTGGGGGATGACGGAGGAATTCAATCCGCGGGATTTGAATTTAAGAGAAAATGATGCTGTGATTGTGGAAACAGAACAGGGTTTGGAGTTGGGGAGAGTGCTTTATGTGAGGGAGAGCGCAGAGGAAAAATCGGTAACGGCCTTGAAGCCGGTTTTAAGAAAAGCGGTCAATACCGACCTGGAAAAGATTCAATATTATAAAACCAAGAAGGATGAGGCGGTCAAAATTTTTCAAGAGAAAATCAAAGAATATAAACTCACGATGAAACTGATTGATGTCCATTTTGCTTTGGACGGCAGCCGCATTACTTTTGCTTTTACAGCGGAGGGAAGGATTGATTTTCGCAATCTTTTAAAGGACTTGACGCATCATTTTCAGAAATCAATTCGCTTGCAGCAAGTTGGCTCCAGAGATGGCGCGAAAGTGGTAGGCGGTTATGGGATGTGCGGCCGCGAAATTTGTTGCAGCCGTTTCTTGGAGGAATTGAAAAGCGTCACCACGGATATGGCTAGAATGCAAGAAATGACCCATAAGGGCAGTGAAAAAAATTCCGGATTGTGCGGACGCTTAAAGTGTTGTCTTTCTTACGAAGCGGATATGTATGAAGAACTGGCCCGCCAGATGCCGGAAATCAATGAAGTGGTTAACACTCCCCAAGGCAAGGGGATAGTTGTCAGTCGCAGCCTTTTGGCGCAGAAAGTTAAAGTTAAGTTGAGCCAGGACGGGACAGAAATTGAGATCTCTTGCCCATTCACCTTTAGTTAA
- a CDS encoding caspase family protein: protein MKKGLSILVSSIAILGLTLILSGVLVSQAAPSEKQQGPKREAPKPIPATNIEVVKKVFSEDVGKGKGKPSPPSKTGSAATGILGAPATGNKYAVIIGICDYPGTNLDLCQSDGDSLHMYKALIELYGYKPENIKLFKDDGGTTGPNLGSVAYSIPTREKIYNAIMDIKGHAISGDEVVFFFSGHGTKGTAMDGDSELTDEGIVVWNTEANTENNITYIWDGELRNWFDGFATTRIAFVFDSCLAGGMNDVASVGRVVSMATGETQSAYVYSTAGEDVDGNGIQDGEGVFTRYFVNEGMLQGLADKYDHDKDGVQPERKDVVIEEAFDYAKAKANASSYLKVRQKPVISDNFPNDLLL from the coding sequence ATGAAAAAAGGATTAAGTATTTTAGTATCTAGTATAGCGATACTCGGATTAACTTTGATTTTATCCGGAGTTTTAGTCTCTCAAGCAGCGCCATCTGAAAAACAGCAGGGTCCGAAGAGAGAAGCGCCTAAACCCATTCCTGCTACTAATATAGAGGTGGTAAAGAAAGTTTTTTCTGAAGATGTGGGTAAGGGAAAGGGCAAACCTTCTCCTCCTTCTAAAACGGGGAGCGCAGCCACTGGAATTTTAGGCGCGCCGGCAACAGGTAATAAATATGCGGTGATAATCGGAATTTGTGATTATCCAGGCACAAACCTTGACCTCTGCCAGTCCGATGGAGATTCACTGCATATGTATAAAGCTCTTATCGAGCTTTATGGATATAAACCAGAAAATATCAAATTGTTTAAGGACGACGGAGGTACTACTGGTCCTAACCTTGGTAGTGTTGCCTATAGTATTCCAACCCGCGAAAAGATTTATAATGCTATAATGGATATTAAAGGTCATGCTATATCGGGCGATGAAGTGGTATTCTTTTTCAGCGGACATGGAACAAAAGGGACAGCTATGGACGGAGACAGTGAACTCACAGATGAAGGCATTGTTGTTTGGAACACCGAAGCTAATACAGAGAATAACATAACTTACATATGGGACGGGGAACTAAGAAATTGGTTTGATGGTTTTGCTACTACAAGGATTGCTTTTGTTTTTGACTCTTGCCTTGCTGGCGGAATGAACGATGTGGCAAGCGTTGGAAGAGTAGTTTCTATGGCAACCGGAGAAACTCAATCAGCTTATGTCTATTCCACTGCCGGGGAGGATGTGGATGGCAATGGAATCCAAGATGGCGAAGGAGTGTTCACCCGTTATTTTGTCAATGAAGGAATGTTGCAAGGCTTGGCAGATAAATATGACCATGATAAAGACGGAGTACAACCAGAAAGAAAAGATGTGGTTATAGAAGAAGCTTTTGATTATGCTAAAGCTAAAGCAAATGCTTCTTCTTATCTGAAGGTTAGACAAAAGCCCGTAATAAGCGATAATTTTCCTAACGACCTGCTTTTATAG
- a CDS encoding tetratricopeptide repeat protein, with protein sequence MIYEIIPQFVIVLALAGIVVILGRKLPEVRELKIDAVSKPRKNRKTVLAVFKTCLPHIWYFILSVARKGGGAAKKILVLCRRGLKALGGRIKGLIEARRKNKQKIPYQNEKIQQEEKILMRAGDEQEARRLRKPKPFTSQGFKAREVKVEIPSALLKREEQEELSLEELLTDAQNAVKIKHFKAAEKICFSVIRKSPKNAQVYKILGTLYFEQGNFRDAESSFREALKRGADEIDVYRKLGFAYTEEGKMKEAEKIYRRAIKKNRSKEYFYLELGKMYRNQNNIDKTVRTYEELVKAYPGNYKYIELLEKQRKIKGNQ encoded by the coding sequence ATGATTTACGAGATCATTCCTCAATTCGTAATTGTTTTAGCGCTGGCGGGTATTGTTGTGATTTTAGGTCGGAAGTTGCCCGAGGTCCGAGAGTTAAAAATAGATGCGGTATCAAAGCCGAGAAAAAATAGAAAAACAGTTTTAGCGGTTTTTAAAACGTGTCTGCCTCATATATGGTATTTTATTTTGTCCGTTGCTCGGAAGGGCGGAGGAGCGGCAAAAAAAATTTTGGTTTTATGCAGGAGGGGGCTGAAAGCCTTGGGAGGTAGAATTAAAGGGCTCATCGAGGCGAGAAGAAAAAACAAGCAAAAAATACCATATCAAAACGAAAAAATTCAACAGGAAGAAAAAATATTAATGCGGGCAGGGGATGAGCAAGAAGCACGGAGGTTAAGAAAGCCGAAACCATTTACGTCCCAAGGGTTCAAAGCCAGAGAGGTCAAAGTGGAAATTCCCTCCGCGCTTTTAAAGCGGGAAGAGCAGGAAGAGTTAAGCTTGGAAGAGTTGTTGACCGATGCTCAAAATGCTGTTAAAATAAAACACTTCAAAGCGGCAGAAAAGATTTGTTTTTCCGTCATTCGCAAGAGTCCTAAAAATGCCCAAGTTTACAAAATATTGGGCACTCTTTATTTTGAGCAGGGAAATTTTCGCGATGCCGAATCTTCTTTTCGAGAAGCCTTGAAAAGAGGAGCGGACGAAATTGATGTTTATAGGAAGTTAGGATTCGCTTATACTGAGGAAGGTAAGATGAAGGAGGCGGAAAAAATTTATCGTCGGGCGATTAAAAAGAACCGCTCCAAAGAGTATTTTTACTTAGAATTAGGCAAGATGTATCGCAATCAGAACAATATTGATAAAACAGTAAGAACCTATGAAGAACTGGTGAAAGCATATCCTGGTAATTATAAATATATTGAGCTTTTAGAAAAACAGAGGAAGATTAAGGGTAATCAGTAA
- the rpmG gene encoding 50S ribosomal protein L33, with product MPQKTLVRLQCTACKNINYFTRRNKKDPQAKKLELKKYCRHCRKHILHKEVKK from the coding sequence ATGCCCCAAAAAACTTTAGTTCGCCTGCAATGCACGGCGTGCAAGAATATCAATTATTTCACCCGCCGCAACAAGAAGGATCCGCAGGCGAAAAAACTGGAATTAAAAAAATACTGCCGCCATTGCCGCAAGCACATCTTGCATAAAGAAGTAAAGAAATAA